The Miscanthus floridulus cultivar M001 chromosome 7, ASM1932011v1, whole genome shotgun sequence genome includes a region encoding these proteins:
- the LOC136467541 gene encoding lipid phosphate phosphatase epsilon 1, chloroplastic-like, which produces MPCLLLLAPPPRPCLIDSVSRPPLPKYRFFLPRTRRRPSPWLGVRMAEMIRVGSGGEPPEVGVSMESDPLVGGDAPSRTRWEASRWAPVEAALNRMSKWLVSGSFAFAAIWKHDAEIMWFLLGAVGNSLLSMVLKKMLNHERPAPALRSDPGMPSSHAQSIFYAATILALSLYYGLGTNFLTMILGPATLSVAAYLSWVRVSQRLHTLNQVTVGAVVGSAFGALWFVLWHSLVQEAFASSLLVRIAVIVGSSSFCVSFVIYMIRHWLKDE; this is translated from the exons ATGCCCTGCCTATTGCTTCTAGCTCCACCGCCTCGCCCCTGTCTAATCGACTCGGTGAGTCGGCCACCACTTCCCAAATATCGGTTCTTCCTGCCCCGGACCCGGAGGCGGCCAAGTCCGTGGCTTGGCGTGCGGATGGCGGAGATGATCAGGGTTGGGAGCGGCGGGGAACCGCCCGAGGTTGGGGTTTCCATGGAGAGTGACCCGCTTGTGGGAGGGGACGCGCCGTCCCGCACGAGGTGGGAAGCGAGCCGGTGGGCGCCCGTGGAAGCTGCGCTGAATCGGATG AGTAAATGGCTGGTGTCTGGTTCTTTTGCTTTTGCAGCTATTTGGAAGCATGATGCTGAAATTATGTGGTTTTTGCTGGGTGCGGTTGGCAACTCTCTGCTTTCAATGGTTCTTAAAAAGATGCTAAACCATGAAAGACCTGCACCAGCTCTGCGGTCTGATCCTGGGATGCCATCGTCCCATGCACAATCCATATTCTATGCTGCGACCATCCTAGCTCTTTCAT TGTACTATGGGCTTGGGACAAATTTTCTGACCATGATTCTTGGGCCTGCAACTCTGTCGGTGGCCGCCTATCTG TCTTGGGTACGAGTGTCTCAGCGCCTTCATACACTAAACCAGGTCACTGTGGGAGCTGTTGTAGGATCTGCCTTCGGTGCTCTATGGTTTGTGCTCTGGCATTCGCTTGTGCAggaggcttttgcttcttctCTGCTTGTCAGGATTGCAGTCATCGTtggatcatcatcattttgtgtTAGCTTTGTCATCTACATGATTCGTCACTGGCTCAAGGATGAGTAA
- the LOC136467540 gene encoding uncharacterized protein has translation MPTITHYAVLDPLLEAGSPAQVQKATPKPPPSPRDKATPVPVAPVRTQTSPASLYATPKSTTLPDSPSSFPGTWSPYIINHKRRGASLARTFSQGDVGSEGSQPKLPVMLPSLPKGGEPTAVQEPEFAFQQSGNCQAEGDSGVEEAPINGKNEMLLKGKGSVSAKNEQEQPEFEFQRGNLEALVKPVNVGRPLLGGAPKNDDSDTFLELQDSMSLASNTEADDAGMQERWWKPSSPLGASVGTPGAEFYDAFEEISSDGGTRSSRAMDDDLREMRLSLLMEIERRKQAEEALEIWQKEWKKLRHHLSRVALSLPSPSIAEDTDDSSVDPGAELCQQITVSQLVAAAIAQGFARTEVESEMETVIAAKNFEIARLSDRVQYYEAANREMSQRNQEAIEMSRQQGKERKKRQKWFWGSVGLAVTLGATAIVWSYLPSSQPQASADSNSTASD, from the exons ATGCCGACCATCACGCACTACGCCGTGCTGGATCCCTTACTTGAGGCGGGGTCGCCTGCGCAAGTCCAGAAAGCCACGCCCAAGCCGCCGCCCTCGCCTCGGGACAAGGCCACACCTGTGCCGGTGGCTCCTGTCAGGACGCAGACGTCGCCGGCATCACTCTATGCCACGCCTAAGAGCACCACCCTGCCTGACTCACCTTCCTCGTTCCCCGGAACCTGGTCGCCGTACATCATCAACCATAAGAGGCGGGGGGCCTCCCTTGCCAGGACCTTCTCTCAGGGTGATGTTGGAAGTGAGGGCAGCCAGCCGAAGCTCCCAGTGATGCTGCCTTCTTTGCCCAAAGGGGGTGAACCCACTGCAGTGCAGGAGCCTGAGTTTGCGTTTCAGCAATCAGGGAATTGTCAAGCTGAAGGTGACAGTGGTGTGGAAGAGGCTCCCATCAATGGAAAAAATGAAATGCTACTGAAGGGCAAGGGATCTGTGTCAGCCAAAAATGAGCAGGAGCAGCCTGAGTTTGAGTTTCAGCGTGGAAATCTTGAAGCACTGGTGAAGCCTGTTAATGTTGGAAGGCCTTTGCTTGGCGGGGCACCAAAAAATGATGACAGTGACACATTCCTTGAACTTCAGGATTCGATGAGTCTGGCTAGCAATACTGAAGCTGATGATGCTGGTATGCAAGAGCGGTGGTGGAAGCCCAGTTCCCCTCTTGGGGCCTCTGTTGGCACACCTGGTGCTGAATTCTATGATGCATTTGAAG AAATATCAAGTGATGGTGGAACTCGATCTTCACGAGCCATGGATGATGACCTCCGTGAAATGAGGCTAAGTCTGTTGATGGAAATTGAGAGGAGGAAGCAAGCAGAAGAAGCACTTGAGATCTGGCAGAAGGAATGGAAGAAGCTGCGTCACCACCTATCACGTGTTGCCTTATCACTTCCATCTCCAAGTATAGCTGAGGATACTGATGATTCAAGCGTGGATCCTGGAGCTGAGTTGTGCCAGCAAATAACTGTTTCACAACTTGTAGCTGCTGCTATTGCCCAGGGTTTTGCCCGTACTGAAGTTGAATCAGAGATGGAAACCGTGATTGCAGCAAAGAACTTTGAGATTGCAAGGCTGTCGGATAGGGTCCAGTACTATGAAGCTGCCAACAGGGAAATGTCCCAAAGAAACCAAGAAGCTATCG AGATGTCaaggcaacaaggcaaggagCGTAAGAAGCGACAGAAGTGGTTCTGGGGTTCAGTTGGGCTTGCAGTCACCCTTGGTGCCACAGCCATTGTCTGGTCTTATCTACCATCATCGCAGCCCCAGGCTAGTGCAGATTCAAATAGTACCGCCAGCGACTAG
- the LOC136464240 gene encoding ornithine carbamoyltransferase, chloroplastic-like, which translates to MTPATAISGSSGHLVVSFPRLRQPLTLPPRTARPIAAAAASPVARRGVSVAAVSSPAVSAATGKDAKQAPKDFLHINDFDKDTIMHILNRAIEVKAVIKSGDRSFQPFKGKSMAMIFAKPSMRTRVSFETGFFLLGGHAIYLGPDDIQMGKREETRDVARVLSGYNDIIMARVFAHQDILDLAKYAPVPVINGLTDYNHPCQIMADALTMLEHIGRIENTKVVYVGDGNNIVHSWLLLAAVLPFHFVCACPKGFEPDAKTVEIARSAGISKIEITNDPREAVKGANVVYTDVWASMGQKEEADYRKQKFQGFTVDEALMEIAGPQAYLMHCLPAERGVEVTDGAIEAPNSIVFPQAENRMHAQNAIMLHVLGA; encoded by the exons ATGACGCCGGCGACGGCGATCTCCGGCTCCAGCGGCCACCTCGTCGTCTCCTTCCCCCGCCTCAGGCAGCCGCTCACGCTCCCTCCGCGCACCGCTCGCccaatcgccgccgccgccgcctcgcccgtGGCCCGCCGCGGGGTCTCGGTCGCCGCCGTGTCCAGCCCCGCTGTGTCCGCCGCCACGGGGAAGGATG CCAAACAGGCTCCTAAGGATTTCCTTCATATCAATGATTTTGACAAGGATACAATAATGCATATCCTTAATCGAGCGATCGAGGTTAAGGCAGTGATAAAGTCTGGAGACAGGAGCTTCCAACCGTTCAAAGGGAAATCAATGGCGATGATTTTTGCTAAGCCATCAATGAGGACCCGTGTTTCATTTGAGACGGGATTCTTCTTACTTGGTGGGCATGCTATTTATTTGGGTCCAGATGATATCCAGATGGGCAAGCGTGAGGAGACTCGTGATGTCGCTCGAGTACTTTCTGGCTATAATGACATCATTATGGCTAGGGTCTTTGCTCACCAG GATATTTTGGACTTGGCAAAATATGCACCTGTACCTGTCATAAATGGTCTCACCGACTATAACCATCCATGCCAGATAATGGCTGATGCACTTACTATGCTTGAGCACATTGGTCGTATTGAAAACACTAAG GTTGTCTATGTTGGAGATGGGAACAACATTGTGCACTCATGGCTTCTATTGGCTGCTGTACTTCCTTTTCACTTTGTATGTGCTTGTCCCAAGGGATTTGAGCCTGATGCGAAGACTGTGGAGATCGCCAGGAGTGCTGGAATCAGTAAGATTGAAATAACAAACGATCCCAGGGAAGCAGTTAAGGGAGCAAATGTTGTGTATACAGATGTTTGGGCCAGCATGGGCCAAAAGGAAGAAGCTGATTATAGAAAGCAGAAGTTCCAGGGATTCACG GTGGATGAAGCCCTGATGGAGATTGCTGGGCCACAGGCCTACCTTATGCACTGTTTGCCCGCAGAGAGAGGAGTGGAGGTGACAGACGGTGCCATCGAGGCTCCCAACTCAATCGTGTTCCCCCAGGCTGAGAACAGAATGCACGCTCAGAATGCCATCATGCTTCACGTGCTCGGTGCTTAA